The bacterium YEK0313 genome includes a region encoding these proteins:
- the maf gene encoding Septum formation protein Maf, translating to MLILASKSQARAAMLAAAGVAVELVPADIDERALDAGWTAAGHGPAEIARLLAEAKAAAVSRVRPGAVVIGADQTLALGPERFSKPRDLAEARRHLLSFRGRIHHLHSAVALARDGTPTFAHVASAAMQMRAFSDAYLDSYLAVMGDQALASVGCYQFEGPGIQLFDRIDGDYFTILGMPLLPLLAALRQQGLLIT from the coding sequence ATGCTGATCCTGGCCTCGAAATCGCAAGCCCGCGCCGCGATGCTGGCCGCGGCCGGCGTGGCGGTGGAACTCGTTCCCGCCGATATCGACGAACGCGCCCTCGATGCCGGCTGGACCGCCGCCGGTCACGGGCCGGCCGAGATCGCACGGCTGCTTGCGGAGGCGAAGGCGGCAGCGGTCAGCCGCGTGCGGCCGGGAGCGGTCGTCATCGGAGCCGATCAGACCCTGGCGCTCGGGCCGGAGCGTTTCTCCAAGCCGCGCGACCTTGCCGAGGCGCGCCGGCATCTGCTGTCGTTTCGCGGCCGAATCCACCATCTTCACTCGGCCGTGGCGCTCGCGCGTGATGGCACTCCGACTTTTGCCCATGTCGCGAGTGCCGCCATGCAGATGAGGGCCTTCTCGGACGCCTATCTCGACAGCTATCTCGCCGTCATGGGCGACCAGGCACTGGCAAGCGTCGGGTGCTACCAGTTCGAGGGGCCGGGCATTCAGCTGTTCGACCGCATCGACGGCGACTATTTCACCATTCTCGGCATGCCGCTGCTTCCCCTGCTCGCGGCGCTGAGACAACAGGGTCTTCTTATCACATGA
- the hemE gene encoding Uroporphyrinogen decarboxylase, with protein MTKPLLSVLKGERAASPPIWMMRQAGRYLAEYRAVRAEAGSFLNLCFDPDKAAEVTMQPIRRFGFDAAILFSDILVVPHALGQQVAFEAGEGPRLDPIPDRSGFARLSAQLDPAIVGPVYETVRKVRAILAPDVTLLGFCGAPWTVATYMVAGRGGDDQAAARLFAYRDPDGFAVLIEQIVQASIDYLLGQIQAGADAVQIFDTWAGILPAAEFERWAVEPVARIIAGVKAVAPDVPVIAFPKGAGYRLERIVAGTGADAVGLDWTADADFVRREIQPKVAVQGNIDPLALLAGGAALDRAVDEALANYATGRHIFNLGHGILPPTPVAHVEQMLTRVRAWRS; from the coding sequence GTGACAAAGCCTCTCCTCTCCGTCCTCAAGGGCGAGCGAGCCGCAAGCCCACCCATCTGGATGATGCGCCAGGCCGGCCGCTACCTTGCCGAATATCGCGCCGTTCGCGCGGAGGCAGGTTCCTTTCTCAATCTCTGCTTCGACCCCGACAAGGCGGCCGAGGTCACGATGCAGCCGATCAGGCGCTTCGGCTTCGACGCAGCCATCCTGTTCTCCGACATTCTGGTCGTGCCCCATGCGCTCGGCCAGCAGGTCGCCTTCGAGGCGGGGGAAGGCCCGAGGCTCGACCCCATCCCCGACCGATCCGGCTTTGCAAGGCTTTCGGCACAGCTTGATCCGGCCATTGTCGGGCCGGTCTACGAGACCGTGCGCAAGGTCCGCGCCATCCTCGCCCCCGACGTTACGCTGCTCGGCTTCTGCGGGGCTCCCTGGACGGTTGCGACCTATATGGTGGCCGGCCGAGGCGGTGACGATCAGGCAGCCGCCAGGCTCTTCGCCTATCGCGATCCAGACGGCTTCGCGGTGCTGATCGAGCAAATCGTCCAGGCTTCGATCGACTATCTCCTCGGCCAGATCCAGGCCGGAGCCGATGCGGTCCAGATCTTCGACACCTGGGCGGGCATTCTGCCGGCGGCCGAATTCGAGCGCTGGGCCGTCGAACCGGTCGCCCGCATCATTGCCGGCGTGAAGGCTGTGGCGCCGGATGTGCCGGTCATCGCTTTCCCGAAAGGCGCGGGCTATCGGCTCGAACGGATCGTTGCCGGCACGGGTGCCGATGCCGTCGGGCTCGACTGGACAGCGGATGCCGATTTCGTCCGACGGGAAATCCAGCCGAAAGTGGCGGTTCAGGGCAATATCGACCCACTCGCGTTGCTTGCCGGCGGTGCGGCGCTCGACCGGGCGGTGGATGAAGCCCTGGCGAACTACGCCACCGGCCGCCATATCTTCAATCTCGGCCACGGCATCCTGCCGCCGACGCCGGTCGCGCATGTCGAACAGATGCTGACGCGCGTGCGGGCCTGGAGGTCGTAA
- the yqfL gene encoding Putative pyruvate, phosphate dikinase regulatory protein: MPVPRSRSMPHRHESYFHLHLVSDATGETLMTVGRAAAVQYATVSAIEHVYPLVRSQKQLDRVISEIENNPGIVLYTLVDPELSDRLETKCREFGCPSMSVLAPVLAMFQNYLGAASTPRVGAQHMLNAEYFQRIDALNYTMMHDDGQLPENWEEADVLLVGVSRTSKTPTSIYLANRGIKTANIPMVPGIALPPQIESLKKPLVVGLFASPERIVQIRENRILSLNATQDKSSYVDRTAVTEEVAQSRRLFTNKNWPMIDVTRRSIEETAAAIITYLKDHRRGLADQSHF; encoded by the coding sequence ATGCCGGTCCCCCGGTCGAGGTCGATGCCACACCGTCACGAAAGCTATTTCCACCTGCACCTCGTGTCCGACGCGACCGGCGAAACGCTGATGACGGTCGGCCGCGCCGCCGCCGTGCAATATGCGACCGTTTCCGCGATCGAGCACGTCTATCCGCTGGTCCGCTCGCAGAAGCAGCTCGATCGGGTGATTTCGGAGATCGAGAACAATCCCGGCATCGTGCTCTACACGCTCGTCGATCCCGAGCTCTCGGACCGGCTCGAGACGAAGTGCCGCGAATTCGGCTGTCCGTCGATGTCCGTGCTCGCTCCGGTCCTGGCGATGTTCCAGAACTATCTCGGGGCTGCATCGACGCCCCGAGTCGGCGCGCAGCACATGCTGAACGCGGAATATTTCCAGCGCATCGATGCCCTGAACTACACGATGATGCATGACGACGGCCAATTGCCCGAAAATTGGGAGGAGGCCGACGTCCTGCTTGTCGGCGTTTCCCGGACCTCGAAGACGCCGACGTCCATCTACCTCGCCAATCGCGGCATCAAGACCGCCAATATCCCGATGGTGCCGGGCATCGCCCTGCCGCCGCAAATCGAATCGCTGAAGAAGCCGCTTGTGGTCGGGCTGTTCGCGAGCCCGGAGCGGATCGTGCAGATCCGCGAGAACCGCATTCTCAGCCTCAATGCCACGCAGGACAAGTCGAGCTATGTCGACCGCACCGCCGTGACCGAGGAGGTCGCGCAATCGCGCCGGCTGTTCACCAACAAGAACTGGCCGATGATCGACGTCACGCGCCGCTCGATCGAGGAAACGGCCGCGGCGATCATCACCTATCTGAAGGACCACAGGCGCGGCCTCGCCGACCAGAGTCATTTCTGA
- the rsmA_3 gene encoding Ribosomal RNA small subunit methyltransferase A: MVDRTPTGRALVRKSAEQRHDDEARFLRNWLKNPLRMGAVTPSGPVLARRMAGYVDPAGTGSVIELGPGTGPVTAALVERGVDPARLVLVEYSAEFCRLLRERFPKATVVHGDAYTLGRTLAGKLGAPADAVVSGLPLVTRPEPVRIKLLHEAFGLMKPGAPFIQFTYAVVSPVPLKGADFAAEPSDRVWRNIPPARVWVYRRGS; this comes from the coding sequence ATGGTCGATCGCACGCCTACGGGCCGGGCTCTGGTGCGCAAAAGCGCCGAGCAGCGGCACGATGACGAAGCCCGATTTCTCCGCAACTGGCTGAAAAACCCGCTCCGCATGGGCGCGGTGACGCCATCCGGTCCGGTGCTCGCGCGCCGCATGGCCGGCTATGTCGATCCGGCGGGCACCGGGTCGGTGATCGAGCTCGGGCCCGGTACGGGTCCGGTCACCGCGGCTCTGGTCGAGCGCGGCGTCGATCCCGCCCGGCTGGTCCTCGTCGAATATTCCGCAGAATTCTGCCGGCTGCTGCGCGAGCGCTTCCCCAAGGCGACCGTGGTGCACGGCGATGCCTATACGCTCGGCCGGACCCTTGCCGGCAAGCTCGGCGCGCCCGCCGATGCCGTGGTGTCGGGTCTGCCGCTGGTGACGCGGCCAGAGCCGGTGCGCATCAAGCTGCTGCATGAAGCCTTCGGGTTGATGAAACCCGGCGCGCCCTTCATCCAGTTCACCTATGCGGTGGTGTCGCCAGTGCCGCTCAAGGGGGCGGATTTCGCCGCCGAGCCGTCCGACCGGGTCTGGCGCAACATTCCGCCGGCGCGGGTCTGGGTCTATCGCCGCGGCTCGTGA
- the citA gene encoding Citrate synthase 1, with amino-acid sequence MSPAAKGPVVAVSGLDDVIAAETVLSHVDGAAGRLIVRGHDLEQLAGKRSFEAVLGLLWQGFVSESVDEADIRTRLGEARVAAFAAAAPVMPAVDGLSAVEALRLMLSTLPDAATVPAHHLAVAAVPVFAAAIARRHRGLAPVAPDASRGQADDMLRMIRGVSAPDVHVRALETYLVTVADHGLNASTFAARVIGSTRAGLISAVVGGLCALKGPLHGGAPGPVLDMLDAIGNPANIRPWLEHALAGGERLMGFGHRIYRVRDPRADVLKAVAGELGRGDNRIGFAEAVEAAALDILRERKAGRTLDTNVEFYTALVLEALELPRESFTNVFAAGRVAGWTAHVLEQEKSGRMIRPQSRYVGPMPDQRDAA; translated from the coding sequence ATGTCGCCAGCTGCAAAAGGACCCGTTGTCGCCGTCTCCGGACTGGACGACGTTATTGCCGCCGAAACCGTGCTCAGCCATGTCGACGGTGCTGCCGGGCGTCTGATCGTGCGGGGGCACGACCTCGAACAGCTTGCCGGAAAGCGCAGTTTCGAAGCCGTTCTCGGTCTCCTGTGGCAAGGTTTCGTGTCCGAATCGGTCGACGAGGCCGATATCCGCACGCGGCTCGGCGAGGCCCGCGTGGCGGCCTTCGCCGCGGCGGCGCCGGTCATGCCGGCCGTCGACGGCCTCTCCGCGGTCGAGGCCCTGCGGCTGATGCTGTCCACCCTCCCCGATGCCGCGACCGTGCCTGCGCATCATCTCGCCGTTGCCGCCGTCCCGGTCTTTGCCGCCGCCATCGCCCGCCGCCATCGCGGCCTCGCCCCGGTCGCGCCGGACGCCAGCCGCGGCCAGGCCGACGACATGCTGCGCATGATCCGCGGCGTGAGCGCGCCGGACGTGCATGTGCGGGCGCTGGAAACCTATCTTGTGACGGTCGCCGACCACGGTCTCAACGCGTCGACCTTTGCCGCGCGGGTGATCGGTTCGACCCGCGCCGGACTGATCTCCGCCGTGGTCGGCGGTCTGTGCGCGTTGAAGGGCCCGCTGCATGGCGGAGCGCCGGGTCCCGTGCTCGACATGCTCGATGCCATCGGCAATCCGGCCAATATCCGGCCCTGGCTCGAGCATGCCCTCGCCGGCGGCGAGCGCCTGATGGGTTTCGGCCACAGGATCTATCGGGTGCGCGATCCGCGGGCGGATGTCCTGAAGGCGGTTGCGGGCGAACTCGGCCGGGGCGACAATCGGATCGGTTTCGCCGAAGCGGTCGAAGCGGCCGCTCTCGATATCCTGCGGGAGCGCAAGGCGGGCCGGACGCTCGACACCAATGTCGAGTTCTACACCGCCCTGGTGCTCGAGGCGCTCGAACTGCCGCGCGAGAGCTTCACCAATGTCTTTGCCGCCGGCCGCGTCGCGGGCTGGACGGCCCATGTGCTGGAACAGGAGAAGAGCGGCCGGATGATCCGCCCGCAATCGCGTTATGTCGGGCCGATGCCGGATCAGCGCGATGCTGCCTGA
- the citZ gene encoding Citrate synthase 2, with the protein MSQDPYLDTQAATARLGISRASLYAYVSRGLIEARPDGQDPRRSLYRAADIERLAKTKARGRKSDEIAGATLDWGPPVLASGITLIANDRLYYRGQDAARLARTASLEEVARLLWQCGEDDPFATPEPVDMAPVASARAIDRCLQLLAGRGVNTRMIWQRDVRRLWPEAATLLRLVAAGVAGTAPGPEPIHQQMARAWKVPADKADILRAAMVLLADHESNASAFTVRVIASTGASLAACLLGGLGALSGPLHGGTTSLVEILFDEVARAGDASAVIEERLRRGDRLPGFGHQLYPGGDPRAEALMALLPADPVRDALLSAMSAIGERQPNIDFALVAACRLLHLPPGSALGLFAVGRTIGWIAHALEQQQTGSLIRPRTRYVGAEPED; encoded by the coding sequence ATGTCCCAGGATCCCTATCTCGACACCCAGGCCGCAACCGCCCGCCTCGGCATTTCGCGGGCCAGCCTCTACGCCTATGTCAGCCGCGGTCTGATCGAAGCGCGGCCCGACGGCCAGGATCCACGGCGCAGCCTCTACCGCGCCGCCGATATCGAGCGCCTTGCCAAAACCAAGGCCCGCGGCCGCAAATCCGACGAGATCGCCGGCGCGACGCTCGACTGGGGGCCGCCGGTGCTGGCATCCGGCATCACGCTGATCGCCAATGACCGGCTTTATTACCGTGGCCAGGATGCGGCGCGCCTGGCGCGGACCGCGAGCCTCGAAGAGGTTGCGCGGCTGCTCTGGCAATGCGGCGAGGACGATCCTTTCGCCACACCCGAACCTGTCGACATGGCGCCGGTCGCCAGCGCGCGGGCCATCGACCGCTGCCTGCAGCTTCTGGCCGGACGCGGCGTCAACACCCGCATGATCTGGCAGCGCGACGTCAGGCGCCTGTGGCCGGAGGCGGCAACGCTGCTGCGGCTCGTCGCCGCCGGTGTGGCCGGTACCGCGCCCGGCCCGGAGCCGATCCACCAGCAGATGGCCCGAGCCTGGAAGGTGCCCGCGGACAAGGCCGATATTCTGCGCGCCGCCATGGTGCTGCTGGCCGACCACGAATCGAACGCCTCGGCCTTCACCGTGCGCGTCATCGCATCCACCGGCGCCTCGCTCGCGGCCTGTCTTCTCGGCGGGCTCGGCGCCCTGTCGGGACCGCTGCATGGGGGAACGACGAGCCTTGTCGAAATCCTGTTCGACGAGGTGGCTCGGGCGGGCGATGCGAGCGCGGTCATCGAGGAGCGGCTGCGCCGCGGCGACCGCCTGCCGGGCTTCGGTCATCAGCTCTATCCGGGTGGCGACCCGCGCGCCGAGGCGCTGATGGCGCTGCTGCCGGCCGATCCGGTCCGGGACGCCCTGCTTTCGGCGATGAGCGCGATCGGCGAACGCCAGCCCAACATTGATTTTGCGCTCGTTGCGGCCTGCCGGCTGCTGCACCTGCCGCCAGGTTCGGCCCTGGGCCTCTTTGCCGTCGGCCGCACCATCGGCTGGATCGCCCATGCCCTCGAGCAGCAGCAGACCGGGAGCCTGATCAGGCCGCGGACACGTTATGTCGGGGCCGAGCCGGAGGACTAG
- the aroE_4 gene encoding Shikimate dehydrogenase produces MKRACIVGWPVKHSRSPMIHRYWLRRLGLAGDYLQEGVPPEDFARFLKSLGDRGYVGCNVTLPHKEAAFALLDDVDPAAAALGAANTIWLDDGRLCGSNSDVMGFLASLDADVPGWAEETGHALVLGAGGAARGIVHGLITRGVEKITVANRSADRAEAIAAEFGSRVGAAALASAPNLLPGTDLLINTTALGMAGQPPLNLALDGLKTSAIVTDIVYVPLETQLITGARARGHRVVGGLGMLLYQAIPGFSKWFGTTPTVTPELYELVAADVRGS; encoded by the coding sequence ATGAAACGCGCCTGCATCGTCGGTTGGCCTGTCAAGCACAGCCGGTCGCCGATGATCCATCGCTATTGGCTGCGGCGGCTCGGTCTCGCCGGCGACTATCTTCAGGAAGGCGTGCCGCCGGAGGACTTTGCCCGGTTCCTGAAAAGCCTGGGCGATCGCGGCTATGTCGGCTGCAACGTCACCCTGCCGCACAAGGAAGCCGCCTTCGCGCTGCTCGACGATGTCGATCCGGCCGCGGCCGCGCTCGGCGCGGCCAATACGATCTGGCTCGACGACGGCAGGCTCTGCGGCAGCAACAGCGACGTCATGGGTTTTCTGGCAAGCCTTGACGCGGACGTGCCCGGCTGGGCGGAAGAAACTGGGCATGCCCTGGTGCTCGGCGCCGGCGGTGCCGCGCGCGGCATCGTTCACGGGCTCATCACGCGGGGGGTCGAGAAGATTACGGTGGCGAATCGGTCGGCCGACCGCGCGGAGGCAATCGCCGCCGAGTTCGGTTCGCGTGTCGGGGCGGCGGCCCTGGCGTCTGCGCCGAATCTGTTGCCGGGCACCGACCTTCTGATCAACACGACGGCCCTCGGCATGGCAGGCCAGCCGCCGCTCAATCTCGCCCTGGATGGTCTGAAGACGAGCGCGATCGTCACCGATATCGTTTATGTTCCCTTGGAGACACAGCTGATCACGGGCGCCCGGGCGCGGGGACATCGCGTCGTCGGGGGGCTCGGCATGCTGCTCTACCAGGCCATTCCAGGCTTTTCGAAATGGTTCGGCACGACGCCGACGGTCACGCCGGAGCTCTACGAGCTTGTTGCGGCCGACGTCAGGGGATCATGA
- the coaE gene encoding Dephospho-CoA kinase, whose product MLVLGLTGSIGMGKSTTSQFFREAGIPVHDADAVVHRLYSGAAARLIEAAFPGVTTAGTVDRTRLGAAVLGKPEALKKLEAIVHPLVQAEKTDFLARCRAAGHQLAVLDIPLLFETGGDAAVDAVVVVSAPVDVQRARVLARPGMTAEKLDAILARQMPDSDKRRRAHVVIDTSHSFEAARRQVQSVVRAFAGSRGSH is encoded by the coding sequence ATGCTTGTCCTCGGACTGACGGGCTCGATCGGCATGGGCAAATCGACCACCTCGCAGTTCTTTCGCGAGGCCGGGATTCCCGTGCACGATGCTGATGCAGTGGTGCACAGGCTCTATTCCGGTGCCGCAGCGCGCCTGATCGAAGCCGCCTTCCCGGGCGTGACGACGGCCGGGACGGTCGACCGTACCAGGCTCGGCGCGGCCGTGCTCGGCAAGCCGGAGGCGCTGAAGAAGCTCGAAGCCATTGTCCATCCGCTCGTCCAGGCCGAAAAGACGGATTTCCTGGCGCGGTGCCGCGCGGCGGGACATCAGCTCGCCGTGCTCGACATTCCGCTTCTCTTCGAGACCGGCGGCGATGCCGCGGTCGATGCTGTCGTCGTCGTGTCGGCTCCGGTGGATGTGCAGCGCGCGCGTGTGCTGGCCCGCCCGGGCATGACGGCCGAAAAGCTCGATGCCATTCTGGCACGACAGATGCCCGATTCGGACAAGCGCCGGCGCGCCCACGTGGTGATCGACACCAGCCACAGCTTCGAGGCCGCGCGCCGCCAGGTCCAGTCGGTTGTCAGGGCCTTTGCCGGCAGCCGGGGGAGCCATTGA
- the dnaQ gene encoding DNA polymerase III subunit epsilon produces the protein MREIILDTETTGLDPLRGDRLVEIGGVELVNQFPTGRTFHVYINPERDMPEEAFRVHGLSAEFLSDKPVFAAVVDDFVTFAEGAKLVIHNAAFDMGFINAELKRAGREPINMDRVVDTLTMARRRFPGGSNSLDALCGRFGIDNSKRTKHGALLDAELLAEVYIELIGGRQTSLVLADSRPRTIRTTVVAATIGRRERPLQPRLTPEAMALHMKFVAEMGEKAIWYDTLPKPEAD, from the coding sequence ATGCGCGAAATCATCCTGGATACGGAAACCACCGGCCTCGACCCGCTGCGTGGCGACCGCCTGGTCGAGATCGGCGGGGTCGAGCTCGTCAATCAGTTTCCGACCGGCCGGACCTTCCATGTCTACATCAATCCGGAACGCGACATGCCCGAGGAGGCTTTCCGCGTTCACGGTCTGTCGGCCGAGTTTCTGAGCGACAAGCCGGTCTTCGCCGCCGTGGTCGACGATTTTGTCACCTTTGCCGAAGGCGCGAAGCTCGTCATCCACAATGCCGCCTTCGATATGGGCTTCATCAATGCGGAGCTGAAGCGGGCCGGGCGCGAGCCGATCAACATGGATCGGGTGGTCGATACGCTGACCATGGCGCGGCGGCGCTTCCCGGGCGGCTCCAACAGTCTCGACGCCCTGTGCGGCCGTTTCGGCATCGACAATTCGAAGCGTACGAAACACGGCGCTCTGCTCGACGCCGAACTTCTCGCCGAGGTCTATATCGAGCTCATTGGCGGCCGGCAGACCTCGCTGGTTCTCGCCGATTCGCGGCCGCGCACGATCCGGACGACCGTCGTGGCCGCCACGATCGGCCGCCGCGAAAGGCCGCTTCAACCTCGTCTGACGCCGGAGGCGATGGCACTGCACATGAAGTTTGTTGCCGAAATGGGCGAAAAGGCCATCTGGTACGACACATTGCCGAAACCGGAAGCGGATTGA
- the deaD gene encoding ATP-dependent RNA helicase DeaD translates to MAVHTPATLKDATILPERFGGWFASRGWTPRAHQLELLALARQGRSALLVAPTGAGKTLAGFLPSLVELAQIRASARSGLHTLYISPLKALAVDVARNLYKPVVEMGLAMRIETRTGDTPASKRLRQRADPPQILLTTPEQLALLLASADAPFMFGSLKRIVLDELHALVTSKRGDLLSLGLSRLFRLAPEVQMVGLSATVADPVDLARFLTPQHQDRPPAAIVVAEGGARAEVSMLDTRARLPWSGHSARHALDEIYEAIRSHRTTLVFVNTRSQAELLFQSLWRINDDGLAIALHHGSLDVAQRRRVEDAMAAGRLKAIVCTSSLDLGVDWGDVDLVLNVGAPKGASRLMQRIGRANHRLDEASKAVLVPANRFEVLECRAALEAVRDGVQDTPALRIGAFDVLAQHILGMACAGPFDATALYEEICAAAPYAGLSRADFNDALAFVATGGYALKNYERFAKIRRAKNGLWHVAHPKIAAQYRMNVGTIVESAMLKVRLMRAARQPKHGYVGPIARGGRVLGEIEEYFIEGLVPGDTFLFAGEVLQYEALVEDEVYASRSAAKEPRVPAYAGGKFPLSTFLAEGVRRMLADRASWRDLPRPVADWLELQRLVSVIPARDELLVETFPRADKHYLVAYPFEGRLAHQTLGMLLTRRLERAGMKPMGFVATDYSLSVWSLADVGSALSQRRLSMAALFDEDMLGDDLEAWLAESQLMKRMFRTCAIISGLIERRHPGKEKTGRQVTLSTDLVYDVLRRHEPGHILLRAARADAATGLLDIARLGQMLSRIKGRIVHKRLDRISPLAVPVMLEIGREPIHGEAGDAILAEAEADLLAEAGIGATT, encoded by the coding sequence ATGGCCGTGCACACCCCCGCGACATTGAAGGACGCGACGATCCTGCCGGAACGTTTCGGCGGCTGGTTCGCGAGCCGCGGCTGGACCCCGCGCGCCCACCAGCTCGAACTGCTCGCCCTGGCCCGGCAAGGGCGTTCCGCCCTGCTGGTTGCGCCGACCGGCGCCGGCAAGACGCTAGCGGGCTTCCTGCCCAGCCTCGTCGAGCTCGCGCAGATCCGGGCGAGCGCGCGGTCCGGCCTGCATACGCTCTATATCTCACCGCTGAAGGCGCTCGCCGTCGACGTCGCCCGCAACCTCTACAAGCCGGTCGTCGAGATGGGTCTTGCCATGCGCATCGAGACTCGGACCGGCGACACGCCCGCCTCCAAGCGGTTGCGCCAGCGGGCCGATCCGCCACAAATCCTGCTGACGACGCCTGAACAGCTCGCTCTGCTGCTAGCGAGCGCCGATGCGCCCTTCATGTTCGGCAGTCTCAAACGCATCGTACTCGACGAACTTCATGCGCTGGTCACCTCCAAGCGCGGCGACCTCCTGTCGCTCGGCCTGTCCAGGCTGTTCCGGCTGGCGCCGGAGGTGCAGATGGTCGGTCTGTCGGCCACCGTCGCCGATCCGGTCGATCTCGCCCGCTTCCTCACACCGCAGCACCAGGACCGGCCGCCGGCCGCGATCGTCGTCGCCGAGGGCGGCGCGCGGGCCGAGGTATCCATGCTGGACACGCGCGCGCGCCTGCCCTGGTCCGGCCATTCGGCGCGCCATGCGCTCGACGAGATCTATGAGGCGATCCGGAGCCATCGCACGACGCTCGTCTTCGTCAATACCCGATCCCAGGCCGAGCTGCTGTTCCAATCGCTCTGGCGCATCAACGACGACGGCCTTGCCATTGCCCTGCATCACGGCTCGCTCGATGTCGCCCAGCGCCGCCGGGTCGAGGACGCCATGGCGGCCGGCCGCCTGAAGGCCATCGTCTGCACCTCGTCCCTCGATCTCGGCGTCGACTGGGGCGACGTCGATCTGGTTCTGAATGTCGGTGCGCCCAAGGGCGCGAGCCGGCTCATGCAGCGGATCGGACGGGCCAACCATCGGCTCGACGAAGCCTCGAAGGCTGTTCTGGTGCCGGCGAACCGCTTCGAAGTGCTGGAATGCCGGGCGGCGCTCGAGGCCGTGCGCGACGGCGTCCAGGATACGCCGGCGCTGCGCATCGGCGCCTTCGACGTGCTGGCCCAGCATATTCTCGGCATGGCCTGCGCGGGACCGTTCGACGCGACCGCGCTCTATGAGGAAATATGCGCGGCCGCGCCCTATGCCGGCCTCTCCCGTGCCGATTTCAACGATGCTCTCGCTTTCGTCGCGACTGGCGGCTACGCGCTGAAGAACTATGAGCGCTTCGCCAAGATCCGGCGCGCCAAGAACGGCCTCTGGCATGTCGCCCATCCCAAGATCGCCGCGCAGTACCGGATGAATGTCGGCACAATCGTCGAATCCGCCATGCTGAAGGTGCGCCTCATGCGCGCGGCCCGTCAGCCCAAACACGGCTATGTCGGCCCGATCGCCCGCGGCGGTCGGGTGCTCGGCGAAATCGAGGAATATTTCATCGAGGGCCTCGTTCCCGGCGACACCTTCCTGTTCGCTGGCGAAGTGCTGCAATACGAGGCGCTGGTCGAGGACGAAGTCTATGCGTCCCGTTCGGCCGCCAAGGAACCGCGCGTCCCAGCTTATGCCGGCGGCAAATTTCCGCTCTCCACCTTTCTCGCCGAGGGCGTCCGCCGCATGCTCGCCGATCGCGCGTCCTGGCGCGACCTGCCGCGCCCGGTTGCCGACTGGCTGGAACTGCAGCGCCTCGTTTCGGTCATTCCGGCCCGCGATGAGTTGCTCGTCGAGACCTTTCCGCGCGCCGACAAACATTACCTCGTCGCCTATCCGTTCGAAGGGCGCCTTGCCCATCAGACGCTGGGCATGCTTTTGACGCGCCGGCTCGAACGGGCCGGCATGAAGCCCATGGGTTTCGTCGCCACCGACTATTCCCTGTCGGTCTGGAGCCTCGCCGATGTCGGTTCCGCGCTGTCGCAACGGCGCCTGTCCATGGCCGCCCTGTTCGACGAGGACATGCTGGGCGACGATCTCGAAGCCTGGCTCGCCGAAAGCCAGCTCATGAAGCGCATGTTCCGCACCTGCGCGATCATTTCCGGCCTGATCGAGCGGCGTCATCCGGGCAAGGAAAAGACCGGCCGGCAGGTCACCCTGTCGACCGACCTGGTCTATGACGTGCTGCGCCGGCATGAGCCAGGCCATATTCTGCTGCGCGCCGCGCGCGCCGATGCGGCGACCGGACTTCTCGACATTGCCCGGCTCGGCCAGATGCTCTCGCGCATCAAGGGGCGAATCGTGCACAAACGACTCGATCGGATCTCGCCGCTCGCCGTGCCGGTCATGCTGGAAATCGGACGCGAGCCGATCCACGGCGAGGCGGGCGACGCCATCCTGGCCGAAGCCGAGGCGGATCTTCTGGCCGAGGCCGGCATTGGAGCCACGACATGA